One window from the genome of Leishmania panamensis strain MHOM/PA/94/PSC-1 chromosome 13 sequence encodes:
- a CDS encoding hypothetical protein (TriTrypDB/GeneDB-style sysID: LpmP.13.1390), which translates to MSTLSYQQQYQQILADLTELQREDVYVGALRIPEDAKTRQAYYAQYWLALYVRYLRLARQLAVIHDMELQPQRRCDVRTLLDSCLGRMLEARYSIVEHCGDYVALDDTLEEMKLSPAELEPPLPTYLLEDRHEALLQDRAYVMSLQQHYKETESEAAPVALAAAAHSAALFAEDPTKALPPFATTAKVAATADDKSAPMPVEEAVRIVQLAERGRQARQRSTIQLQLFRQQQYAAMHGAALQSLTGKDRAATIVQKVALGYLQQKRAKARYQQEQELLGMTSTAAIRSDAARVAAGVRHDDRKAQQRVNQAELMQKTLEMSRQLKRQEGPKTLEVMLDEMLMHMAYAHLDGRAKDGVMDIPAVEDGGTLTLLGRRTRKNDLASFSGGAEASGGKQASLAAIGHSGRSASHAPDGDEVVIAGTKTDRRQSSRRRDDGDAAASALPAAPPSVFLDHVSSTAERHNTLWMEYFQRTRVEKGDLDQPYDEALLRRELMDGPRGVMQDLRRCVDQLVMMEVNNLKERLEAERNAGKKRKGGRKAKKTKAAKKPKLRDPTKGEDLVSYLNTTIYENKLQLPPPAVRLSSFVGPLDISGGPLDRLLRTQTVDKEIEKKWRRVLRGWNDEVEQAIGMPKDKIEALFNAYVQQSSWLRDPSAAEVRSAVTDYAVLPLGSQVIHDLAPHPTGLLLYGASGSGKTLLSYAIANDSGARFFNLSPGNFLTAKGIAKMVQIVFYTARMKGPSVIYVDRIEKIFPGKGAKRGKKKDDEMARGKRLKKELLKGIASLQPTDRVLVVATSTEPWRADTTALCKCFQRAVHLASPNFAAREALLHSFIKARLEAAHVTAITSTTEASIGETVRHISLLTNGFSAGQLRDCVTQTLTAYRLERLAHNPIAAEEFAPALAFMTGLSAAEVKCFHDFQASLPVTMRRANAIEDFKPSEEEAKRR; encoded by the coding sequence ATGTCCACGCTCTCTTatcagcagcagtaccagcAGATCCTGGCAGACCTGACGGAGTTACAGCGCGAGGATGTGTACGTTGGCGCCCTGCGCATCCCTGAAGACGCCAAAACACGGCAAGCCTACTATGCGCAGTACTGGCTCGCCCTCTACGTGCGGTACTTGCGGCTGGCGCGGCAGCTCGCCGTGATTCATGACATGGAGCTCCagccacagcgccgctgcgatgTGCGCACTTTACTCGACAGCTGTCTCGGACGCATGCTTGAGGCTCGCTACAGTATTGTCGAGCACTGCGGCGACTACGTGGCGCTGGACGACACTCTGGAAGAGATGAAGCTGTCCCCAGCGGAACtggagccgccgctgccaaccTACCTCCTCGAGGACCGCCACGAAGCTCTGCTGCAGGATCGAGCGTACGTCAtgtctctgcagcagcactacaAGGAAACAGAGTCTGAGGCGGCCCCGGTGGCGctcgcggcagctgcgcacagCGCGGCTCTCTTCGCTGAGGACCCCACCAAAGCACTGCCACCGtttgccaccaccgcgaaggtggcggcaacggcagatGACAAGTCAGCGCCGATGCCTGTCGAGGAAGCGGTGCGCATCGTGCAGCTCGCTGAGCGCGGTCGCCAAGCTCGGCAACGATCAACGATACAACTGCAGCTCTttcgccagcagcagtacgCTGCCATGCACggagcagcactgcagtcTCTGACAGGCAAGGATCGGGCGGCGACCATCGTACAGAAAGTGGCTCTCGGCTATCTTCAGCAGAAGCGTGCCAAGGCACGGTaccagcaggagcaggagctgctggggATGACCAGCACGGCGGCCATCCGCAGTGACGCGGCGAGGGTTGCTGCTGGCGTCCGCCACGACGATCgaaaggcgcagcagcgagtgaACCAGGCAGAGCTGATGCAGAAGACGCTTGAAATGAGTCGTCAGTTGAAGCGTCAGGAAGGGCCCAAGACGCTTGAGGTGATGCTTGACGAAATGTTGATGCACATGGCCTACGCGCACCTTGACGGGAGGGCGAAGGACGGCGTTATGGACATCCCGGCAGTGGAGGATGGAGGTACATTGACACTGCTCGGCCGCCGTACTCGCAAGAACGATTTGGCTAGTTTTTCTGGTGGAGCCGAAGCGAGCGGTGGTAAACAGGCAAGCCTTGCCGCGATAGGGCACAGTGGTCGTTCGGCATCTCATGCACCCGATGGTGACGAAGTCGTCATCGCTGGTACGAAGACCGACCGCCGTCAGTCCTCTCGCCGCCGAGACgatggcgatgctgcagcttcCGCCTTGCCTGCCGCACCCCCCAGCGTCTTCCTCGACCATgtctcctccactgcagaACGACACAACACGCTGTGGATGGAGTACTTTCAGCGCACCCGCGTCGAGAAGGGCGACCTCGATCAGCCCTATGATGAAGCATTGCTGAGGCGAGAGTTGATGGATGGCCCTCGCGGCGTTATGCAGGACCTGCGCCGGTGTGTGGACCAGCTCGTGATGATGGAGGTGAACAACCTCAAGGAACGCCTCGAAGCAGAGAGGAACGCTggcaagaagaggaagggcggCCGAAAGGCTAAGAAGACGAAGGCCGCCAAGAAACCGAAGCTGCGTGACCCGACCAAGGGCGAGGACTTGGTGTCCTACCTCAACACCACCATCTACGAGAAcaagctgcagctgccgccgccggccgTGCGGCTCTCGTCTTTCGTGGGCCCCCTTGACATCTCGGGTGGGCCACTGGATCGCCTGCTGCGTACGCAGACGGTTGATAAAGAGATCGAGAAGAAGTGGAGACGTGTGCTGCGCGGGTGGaacgacgaggtggagcaggCGATCGGGATGCCGAAGGACAAGATAGAGGCCCTCTTCAACGCGTACGTGCAGCAGTCCTCGTGGCTGAGGGACCCGTCTGCCGCTgaggtgcgcagcgccgtcaccgattacgcggtgctgccgctggggtCGCAGGTGATCCACGACTTGGCGCCGCACCCGAcggggctgctgctctaCGGCGCGTCAGGCTCTGGAAAGACCCTTCTCTCCTACGCCATTGCCAACGATAGCGGCGCTCGTTTCTTCAATCTGTCGCCTGGTAACTTCCTCACCGCGAAGGGCATTGCCAAGATGGTGCAAATCGTCTTCTACACGGCACGCATGAAGGGGCCGTCGGTGATCTACGTTGACCGCATCGAGAAGATTTTTCCCGGCAAGGGTGCCAAacggggaaagaagaaggatgACGAGATGGCGCGCGGAAAGAGGCTGAAAAAAGAGCTGCTCAAGGGCATCGCAAGTCTGCAGCCGACGGATCGTgtgttggtggtggccaCGTCGACAGAACCGTGGCGTGCCGACACCACCGCCCTGTGCAAGTGCTTTCAGCGCGCTGTGCACCTCGCCTCCCCCAACTTTGCGGCCcgtgaggcgctgctgcacagcttCATCAAGGCGCGGCTGGAGGCAGCGCACGTCACTGCCATCACCTCTACAACAGAGGCATCCATTGGGGAAACCGTCCGCCACATCTCCCTACTCACGAATGGCTTCTCCGCTGGTCAACTGCGCGACTGCGTCACGCAGACACTCACCGCGTACCGACTGGAGCGGCTGGCCCATAACCCGATTGCAGCCGAAGAGTTTGCCCCGGCGCTGGCCTTCATGACCGGACTGAGTGCCGCCGAAGTGAAGTGTTTCCACGACTTCCAAGCGTCTCTGCCGGTGACGATGCGGCGCGCCAACGCTATCGAAGACTTTAAGCCATccgaagaggaggcgaagcgccgGTGA